A genomic region of Oryza glaberrima chromosome 1, OglaRS2, whole genome shotgun sequence contains the following coding sequences:
- the LOC127777861 gene encoding cysteine-rich receptor-like protein kinase 10, translating into MNAKISDFGIAKIFCPNLMESATTKGCGSFGYIAPEVLLTGTFSDKSDVYSLGVLILEIISGTKVNSACFFQQGRSDNLLTCAWQLWDAQRYKDLVDRSLISAGENIEDAVLIRYVQMALLCVQANPEHRPNIDKIVAMLSNTEALDVPKEPPAYYNVQVPTSSNHSGAVTPTVFYTSISS; encoded by the exons ATGAATGCAAAAATCTCAGATTTCGGAATCGCTAAGATATTCTGCCCAAATCTTATGGAGTCAGCAACAACCAAAGGATGCGGATCATT TGGCTACATTGCACCTGAGGTGTTACTTACCGGCACCTTCTCCGATAAGTCTGATGTGTATAGCCTTGGCGTGCTTATCTTGGAAATCATAAGTGGGACAAAGGTGAACTCTGCCTGCTTCTTTCAACAAGGAAGATCAGACAACCTGTTGACCTGT GCATGGCAACTGTGGGATGCGCAAAGATACAAGGACCTTGTGGACCGCTCGTTAATATCAGCAGGAGAAAACATTGAGGACGCTGTGTTAATCAGGTACGTCCAGATGGCCCTTCTCTGCGTGCAGGCCAACCCCGAGCATCGGCCGAACATAGACAAGATCGTCGCGATGCTGAGCAACACGGAGGCCCTGGACGTCCCTAAGGAACCCCCGGCATATTACAACGTACAAGTTCCCACATCAAGTAATCATAGTGGCGCTGTCACCCCCACGGTGTTCTACACTAGTATTTCTAGCTAG